The following DNA comes from Miscanthus floridulus cultivar M001 chromosome 5, ASM1932011v1, whole genome shotgun sequence.
GCTGATGCAGGAGATGCACGGCACGCTGACGTTCCCCATGGTGTGCCTCGTCGTCGCGCTCACCGTCGGCTTCGTGCTCTGCTGGCTCGGCCCCGCGCACTTCAACCCCGCCGTCACCCTCACCTTCACCGTCTTCGGCTACCTCTCGTGGGCCAAGGTACATTGGCAGGCCTTGTCCATCCACGCATCGCCGGAGATTCGCAGCCAACGTAAATAGTACGTACTCTGCATATATAATAGTGAGCTTTGCATCCATCTTGTTGTGCGCCCCCAGCTGCCGTTCTACGTGGTGGCGCAGCTGGCCGGCTCGCTGCTCGCCTGCGTGTCGGTGAACGGCGTCATGGAGCCGCGGGAGGAGCACTTCTACGGGACGGCCCCGATGATGGCCGGCGGCCACACTAGGCTGCCGTTCCTGCTCGAGTTGGTCGCCTCCGCGGTGCTCATGATCGTCATCGCCACCGCTGCCAGAGGCTCCGTCTGTCCTTATTATCCCTTCTTTCAGTTAACTTGTTGTGTTCTTCGTGTGCTCATTATCTGAACGTTTGGTTGATGCTTGATGGCAAATTAATGCAGAATCAGACAGCAGGAGGGCTGGCCATCGGAGCTGCCGTCGGCACCCTGGGTCTCGTCATcgggtattttttttatttttaaaaaactcTCAGTTTCTTCAGAGAGTGCAAGTGCCAGTGCCACTGCGACTGCCACTGTGTTGCATTGCTGAACGTACGAGTTGTGCTGTGCATCCGATCCATCCAGGCCGGTGTCCGGAGGGTCGATGAACCCGATCAGGACGCTGGGCCCGGCCATCGTACTCGGCAGGTACACCTCCGTCTGGATCTACCTCGTCGCGCCCGTCGCCGGGATGCTCATCGGCGCGCTGTGCAACCGGCTCGTTAGGGGCTCCGACGCCATCCTCGCCTTCCTCTGCGGCACCAAGCCGAGAGCGGTGGCGCCCAGAACCACGACGCGCGCCGTTGGAGCACTTGCGTCGCCGCACTACTAGCCGGCTAGCCGCCGGCCCGGCCGCCGCCATCGTGGTGGTGGACTAGTGACAGGTGGCCCCCCTTGGTTGCTGTAACAGTCAATGAGTCAAACCAATCAACAATCCGCGCGGCACAAGTACACAACCGATAGTCTGATACTCTCCGTTGTGCATTACCCAAAGTCACTTCTGTCCAAGACATCATCATTTGACTGAAACTGAAGAAAATTGGTAGTTTTTCGCTTCAACAATACGTGGCGTAATTTGGATTGTACCTGGACTATTCACAAGATGTCATAATTCATAAGAAATATCTCGTGAATAATATGCGACAAATCCAAAACACACGTGGAACATGTAATGAAAATCATCAGAACAATCTAACATGCAACGTCCCAAAGTCAGCATCTGATGGATAGTATATGAGCAATCCAAAACACACCACGGAACAACAATATCCAAATTTCCAAAATACAAGCAATTCAGTGTGGGAGATTCTGTGTTGCTGCGCCTTTAGCCATACACCCAATCTTCAGTGGCCAACAGACCCTTTCCCAAACTATCTTACAAGTTttttgggccatacaagattctggAACGGATTGGACCTGTGGCATATCGTTTGCAATTACCAGCTGACAGTGCTATACGCCCTGTGTTTCACATTTCGCAGCTGAAGGCATTTAACCAGGATCACACACCTGTGTACTCTACTCTATCTGCTGTCACAGATCTGGAGGCAACAGCTGCTGTCCCAGAACGCATCCTGAAATGTCGCCTGGTTAAGAAAGGTAACAATACTGTTCCTCAGGTATTGCTCACATGGACAGGGTTCCCAGCTTCGTCTGCCACTTGGGAAGACTACAATGTCGGTCAAGCAGAACCTTCGGCGGTACGCGGCTCAGAGGAGAAGACGTACTCCTATCATTTATGTAATAGCTAGAGTATGACTTGTGGGGTCATCTAGTCAGTCGGCCAAGTGCCTTATATTCTGAACTATTGTTGTAAGCAAGACATCGAATTTATTATTACTAAGACAGTAAAACGCGAGCGAGAGGTTCCTCTGCTCCGTTGGCCGAATCCGACGTGCCATCCCTGTCTCTCTCACGTCGCCGGCGATCACCGGCGGCCACGGGGTCCTACACTCTCATTCCTGACTGGATACGCTTTGTTTGTCTTGGTGTGGTTCACCGTTTTTCTCAGACTCTCTGAGTTGTGGCTGTGCTTTGCTTCCTGTGTAAACAATTCTGAAAGTCGGGAGCCGTGTCTCGTGCTCCATGCGCGAATCATTTGGAATTGACCAGGTTAACCTTTGTTTCAGGCTTTCAGCTCTCtgacaaaaatttgaaacttcGTATAGTATGGTGGCTAGACAGATCTCTTTCAGTTTCGTCTTTTACACTGTTTCATTCAAATAATGCAGTTTCCAGCTTCCAAAAAGCGCGCCAATAGTAACGCATCGTTTTCGCTGTGTGTGGAAAGCTCTCGTCTCATTGGCGGGGCCTTTTGTTTTCTTTAGGCTGTGATCATGGCCATTGATTGTTTTCATTCTTGAAGCTGGTGATCATGGCTAATCTGACCACACGCGCGAGAGATGCATCTACCGCCAGCCGACCATCGCATCTTTTATTTCCGTGCCAAAGGGAgatggatcgatcgatcgatgcCTCTCTTTTCCATCATACCCTGATCATGCTGTGTGGTGTACTTTTGTTAATCTTATCCACCGGCTGATCGTACGTCCGAGGGACGTCGGGGGCGTGGGAGCTTCCGCGTGCGGAGCCGCCTCGTTCGGTCGCTCCGCATCCATCGCTGAATAGTATAATTCAGCTGCTCGCACTGCATTTTCCCAGTGCCCGACAGCAATCAGACACGCAGACGGCTTCAGAAGGAAGGCTGCCTGCGTCAGCTGCACCTCTCTCTGCTAAAGGGAACAAAAGCTCTTTCGGACGTGACGGACGGATGGAAATGCTCTCTGCTTGCGGCATCGTCACAGCAACTTTACTGCGGTTTATTATACTAATTAATCGTCTTTATAAAACGGCAACGGCAATCGACAACGGAGGAGCGAGTGTAGGTGTTGTCAATTGCCATTACTGCATCGCCATCAGATCGCACTGCCAACAGTTGAACACTTCAAGGCTCAAGGAGAAGCAGGTGAGCTGTGGTCGGCGGCTGACACAGACAGACTCATgcgcagtttttttttttacctgaAAGTCCTGAACCGATGAACGGCTTCTGGTTTGACCGGACAAGAACTCGGGGAGCACGCAAAGCTTCTTCAGTTTGTGCACGCCAAGAGTGTGTGCCCGTGCGTTCGTGCTAGAACCACGGCTGCTCCTGCCATTCAGCTGTTCTACATATATAACATAGAACAGTGGTCCAAATCCGTGCATGTTCATCGCCCACGAACGAAGAACAGTAGTTAGTAGCGGCGAAATGGTGGAGAAAGACTTCGCCGGCAGCGAGTGCGTTGAGGTGAACGGGCAGGACTTAGAGCGGTCTTGCCGTGATCATGATCCGGCCGCCGCTGCAGAAGGTGTGAGCAGAGGCCTAGCCATCGGGCTTTTCGTACGGGAGGTACACAGTTTTCCGTAGCTAATACTACAACGACAGTAATAATCTAGTTAACGACCATATAGAACTGAACCGTAAGATTAACTGGCGGGGCGTCATGTCGCTGTCTAACAGCTCTCTCATTTTTTCCTTCTTTCGACTGTACTTGATGCATGGTTGGGTATATAGTTGATGGTGGAGGGCGTGGCGTCGTTCCTGCTGGTGTTCTGGTCGGCCGTGGCGGCGCTGATGCAGGAGATGCACGGCACGCTGACGTTCCCCATGGTGTGCCTCGTCGTCGCGCTCACCGTCGGCTTCGTGCTCTGCTGGCTCGGCCCCGCGCACTTCAACCCCGCCGTCACCCTCACCTTCACCGTCTTCGGCTACCTCTCGTGGGCCAAGGTACATTGGCAGGCCTTGTCCATCCACGCATCGCCGGAGATTCGCAGCCAACGTAAATAGTACGTACTCTGCATATATAATAGTGAGCTTTGCATCCATCTTGTTGTGCGCCCCCAGCTGCCGTTCTACGTGGTGGCGCAGCTGGCCGGCTCGCTGCTCGCCTGCGTGTCGGTGAACGGCGTCATGGAGCCGCGGGAGGAGCACTTCTACGGGACGGCCCCGATGATGGCCGGCGGCCACACTAGGCTGCCGTTCCTGCTCGAGTTGGTCGCCTCCGCGGTGCTCATGATCGTCATCGCCACCGCTGCCAGAGGCTCCGTCTGTCCTTATTATCCCTTCTTTC
Coding sequences within:
- the LOC136451766 gene encoding aquaporin NIP4-1-like gives rise to the protein MVEKDFAGSECVEVNGQDLERSCRDHDPAAAAEGVSRGLAIGLFVRELMVEGVASFLLVFWSAVAALMQEMHGTLTFPMVCLVVALTVGFVLCWLGPAHFNPAVTLTFTVFGYLSWAKLPFYVVAQLAGSLLACVSVNGVMEPREEHFYGTAPMMAGGHTRLPFLLELVASAVLMIVIATAARGSNQTAGGLAIGAAVGTLGLVIGPVSGGSMNPIRTLGPAIVLGRYTSVWIYLVAPVAGMLIGALCNRLVRGSDAILAFLCGTKPRAVAPRTTTRAVGALASPHY
- the LOC136451767 gene encoding aquaporin NIP4-1-like gives rise to the protein MVEKDFAGSECVEVNGQDLERSCRDHDPAAAAEGVSRGLAIGLFVRELMVEGVASFLLVFWSAVAALMQEMHGTLTFPMVCLVVALTVGFVLCWLGPAHFNPAVTLTFTVFGYLSWAKLPFYVVAQLAGSLLACVSVNGVMEPREEHFYGTAPMMAGGHTRLPFLLELVASAVLMIVIATAARGSNQTAGGLAIGAAVGTLGLVIGPVSGGSMNPIRTLGPAIVLGRYTSVWIYLVAPVAGMLIGALCNRLVRGSDAILAFLCGTKPRAVAPRTTTRAVGALASPHY